A single genomic interval of Labeo rohita strain BAU-BD-2019 chromosome 13, IGBB_LRoh.1.0, whole genome shotgun sequence harbors:
- the LOC127175220 gene encoding uncharacterized protein LOC127175220 encodes MSHDSSFHLKPLSAYSHMVCSKQQYNANSPVYNIQVHISNKEAGARKRRLDDSCFDETCETPLKRQCITRTFSPDQGYFSVDFQTRVQGFTPLQPLIISKDVTPPRSKVSQPVTPVMSTPLSNCKQNRIDQGRESLPSPIPVLKWDRADPAAEISLRASLNFDFCSSVSLAGSQRPVKGEVREVSHGLIPIHESKSHIVPPETVVPVKEEEVVSVSQQAGPEVSLGNEETTAESFESTLPLQVQV; translated from the coding sequence ATGTCCCATGATTCATCTTTTCATTTAAAACCACTATCAGCATACTCACACATGGTGTGCTCCAAGCAGCAGTACAATGCCAACAGCCCGGTTTACAACATACAAGTACACATTTCCAATAAAGAAGCCGGGGCACGTAAAAGACGGCTGGACGATTCGTGTTTTGATGAGACCTGCGAGACCCCCCTGAAAAGACAATGCATCACAAGAACATTTTCCCCGGATCAGGGATACTTTTCCGTGGACTTCCAAACCAGAGTCCAGGGATTCACACCCCTGCAGCCATTAATAATATCAAAAGACGTCACACCGCCTCGGTCAAAGGTCAGTCAGCCTGTGACCCCTGTTATGTCCACCCCTCTGTCCAACTGCAAACAGAACCGGATAGATCAAGGCCGGGAGAGCCTTCCCTCCCCGATACCGGTTCTGAAATGGGACAGAGCGGATCCTGCGGCCGAAATATCATTGCGTGCGTCTCTAAACTTTGATTTTTGCAGTTCTGTTTCTTTAGCTGGCTCTCAGAGACCCGTAAAGGGTGAGGTCAGGGAGGTCTCGCACGGTCTTATCCCAATCCATGAATCGAAATCCCACATCGTTCCCCCCGAAACTGTTGTCCCAGTGAAAGAGGAAGAAGTAGTGTCTGTCAGTCAACAGGCAGGTCCTGAGGTGAGTCTGGGAAATGAAGAAACCACCGCAGAGAGCTTTGAGAGCACCCTGCCGCTTCAGGTCCAGGTTTGA